One genomic region from Pecten maximus chromosome 5, xPecMax1.1, whole genome shotgun sequence encodes:
- the LOC117328212 gene encoding ankyrin repeat, PH and SEC7 domain containing protein secG-like encodes MESGLLVRTMDYFEDDLYDILVKGKREPLKEFLDKGLDVNHAFRSTDRPDRLGKTLIEVAVQEEQKDIVEELVSKKANVNLKYIVDVNNYAYTLREYKKKDCLKLTVIYACIVKTKVEMIKLLVQAGYNVNNHDDRGCTCLWHAVDLNNYEMTKAILLAKECDVNVMDTALLRPLHIAAMHGNHKIMSLLIRRGARIDAVQLRGWTALNLSCRTGCVATTRMLLLNGADPNHIAYNEHTPLSMALQYCEDRQIPELLLEAGAEVTMSLMKKCKEDKMANLLLNPDLFYLMKFLSETPRSLRTLSCLRIRKSLLQSSSDLHIIQKVESLPLPKLIKEYLLMAHL; translated from the exons ATGGAGAGTGGTCTGTTGGTCAGAACTATGGACTATTTTGAGGATGACCTGTACGACATCCTTGTTAAGGGTAAGCGGGAGCCCCTCAAGGAGTTTCTAGACAAGGGGTTGGATGTGAACCATGCATTCCGCAGTACTGACCGTCCCGACCGTCTTGGTAAAACCCTTATAGAGGTAGCGGTCCAGGAAGAGCAGAAGGATATTGTTGAGGAGCTGGTCAGTAAGAAAGCAAATGTCAATCTGAAATACATTGTGGATGTTAACAACTATGCTTATACATTGAGGGAATACAAAAAGAAAGACTGTTTAAAGCTAACTGTCATATATGCTTGTATTGTCAAAACCAAAGTAGAGATGATCAAATTACTGGTTCAGGCTGGATACAATGTAAATAACCATGATGACCGTGGCTGTACCTGTCTCTGGCATGCTGTGGATTTAAACAACTATGAAATGACTAAGGCCATTCTTTTAGCCAAAGAATGTGATGTGAATGTGATGGACACTGCTCTTCTTCGCCCGCTTCATATAGCAGCTATGCATGGTAACCACAAAATCATGTCACTGTTGATACGAAGAGGTGCTCGTATTGATGCTGTCCAACTGAGAGGATGGACAGCATTAAATCTGTCCTGTCGAACTGGATGTGTAGCCACAACGAGAATGTTGCTATTGAATGGTGCCGATCCAAATCATATTGCTTATAATGAACATACACCACTTTCTATGGCTCTACAATATTGTGAG GACCGTCAAATCCCAGAGCTACTTCTTGAAGCCGGAGCAGAGGTCACCATGTCTTTGATGAAAAAGTGTAAAGAGGATAAAATGGCCAACTTGCTACTGAATCCTGACCTCTTCTATCTGATGAAGTTTTTGTCAGAGACACCAAGAAGTCTAAGGACGCTGAGCTGTCTACGGATCAGAAAGTCTTTGCTCCAGTCCTCGTCGGATCTCCACATCATACAAAAGGTGGAGAGCCTACCCCTTCCAAAGTTAATCAAGGAGTACTTACTAATGGCCCACTTGTAA